The Actinomycetes bacterium genome includes the window GCTCAGACAGCGCATCGTCACTGCGGCAGCGGAGCTGTTCGCCGAGCGGGGCTACAGCGGGACCAAGCTCAAGGCCGTCGCTGCGCGCGCGCAGGTCAAACCTCGCACGGTCAAGCGGTTGACGGGAAGCCGGGCGCAGCTGTTCGCCCAGGTGCTGGCCGGCGAGCTCACCTCGCAGTCGGCGGAGAGCGTCGCCGCGGCAGCGGACAACCCCCCGGCGGTGCCGCTGGTCGTGCTGCTCGACACCGCCAGGGCGATCTTCGCCTCCCCCCAACGCAGCTGGAGCCTGCTCGAGCTCGAGGCGCTCATCCGAGCCCATCGCGACGACGACGTCCGCGTCCTCGAGGGCGACCGGCTCGACAAGCGTCGCGCGAACCTGCTGGCTCTCACCCGGCAAGCCCGGCAGGCGGGCGCCCTCGACGACGCCGTCGACGACGACGCGCTCGTGCACTTCGCCGTCGCCCTGTCGGTGGGGCTCGCCGTGGTCGACCAGGTCATGCAGCCGCGGCCGAGCCCCGCGCACTGGGACGCCCTGATGGGCCGGCTCGGCTCGGCCGTGGGACCGCTGGACGTGCTCGTGGCGAACGAGGACGAGGCGCGGACGCCGTGGCGGGTGCGCATCGACATCCCTGACCGTCCGGGCGGCCTGGCACGGCTGATCCGCGCCCTGAGCCCCCTCCACGCCCACGTGACCGCGACCACCATGCTCGCCCACGTGGACGGCGTGCGCACCATCGACCTCGCCATGACCGTGCCGGCGTCGGTCGACGCGGAGACGCTGCTCGCCGCGGCCATGTCCGTCGGCGACAACGGCTACATCGCCGAGGGCTCACCCGACGACGGCCTGGACCTGCCG containing:
- a CDS encoding GNAT family N-acetyltransferase, with amino-acid sequence MTSAEKGRVARDAELRQRIVTAAAELFAERGYSGTKLKAVAARAQVKPRTVKRLTGSRAQLFAQVLAGELTSQSAESVAAAADNPPAVPLVVLLDTARAIFASPQRSWSLLELEALIRAHRDDDVRVLEGDRLDKRRANLLALTRQARQAGALDDAVDDDALVHFAVALSVGLAVVDQVMQPRPSPAHWDALMGRLGSAVGPLDVLVANEDEARTPWRVRIDIPDRPGGLARLIRALSPLHAHVTATTMLAHVDGVRTIDLAMTVPASVDAETLLAAAMSVGDNGYIAEGSPDDGLDLPTRVLDSATELVTNPGSAPEAVARLVEADRFEVTPSTEGEDDDTDVLRLQWTEDLHVVLHRDWAPFAPAEKARASALLRLAAAIASMEGDPEALGWVEPIRGDGTVWIRLARPEDAVAVAAMHERCSEQTLYQRYLTGVGQWRELTLRRLSGGHKGATLVVMSEEGAIVGLGHVFPDTHDGRTAELAVIVEDAYQGRGIGTRLLRHMVELATRLGFQQVEGTVLAQNTQIEHVLESTRLDWTRHLEGGVVTMRAPLA